The following coding sequences are from one Paenibacillus stellifer window:
- a CDS encoding M48 family metallopeptidase: MKINIGDRIIEFHVQYGKGRKILLHIDSTGFITVKAPKNTEEETILEAVGRHASYIAEKLDQLEKAKDLFKAKEYTEEGKFLYLGRPCSLRELIGTDEGTEEELRVRLKRFYFASCRKVVEERIGAYQKQLKVKPKSVEIVESRTKWGSCSSDKKLTFNYLLAMAPPQVIDYVIVHELCHLLHMNHDRSFWRRVGGVMPDYKEKEAYLARFGGAMTM, encoded by the coding sequence ATGAAAATCAACATCGGGGATCGAATCATTGAATTCCACGTCCAGTACGGCAAAGGCCGAAAAATTCTGCTTCATATCGACTCCACCGGCTTCATTACGGTAAAAGCGCCGAAGAATACCGAAGAGGAGACGATTCTGGAGGCTGTCGGCAGACATGCCTCCTATATTGCGGAGAAGCTGGATCAGCTGGAGAAGGCCAAGGATTTGTTCAAGGCCAAGGAGTATACCGAAGAGGGAAAGTTTCTGTACCTCGGCAGACCTTGCAGTCTGCGCGAGCTGATCGGTACGGATGAAGGAACAGAGGAGGAGCTGAGGGTACGGCTGAAGCGGTTTTATTTTGCCAGCTGCCGGAAGGTTGTCGAGGAACGGATTGGCGCGTACCAGAAGCAGTTGAAGGTGAAGCCGAAGTCGGTCGAAATCGTCGAATCCCGCACCAAATGGGGCAGCTGCAGCTCGGACAAGAAGCTGACCTTCAACTATTTGCTGGCCATGGCTCCGCCGCAGGTGATCGATTATGTCATCGTCCATGAGCTGTGCCACCTGCTCCATATGAATCACGACCGTTCGTTCTGGAGACGGGTGGGCGGCGTCATGCCCGACTATAAGGAGAAGGAAGCGTATCTGGCAAGGTTCGGAGGCGCTATGACGATGTAA